The following coding sequences are from one Methanococcoides orientis window:
- a CDS encoding HD domain-containing protein translates to MDLIDRTREFVAGMLADEPSSHEMSHIERVESTCMKIQAKEGGDLQVIRLASLLHDVGVVREHREGGDHAEYSSEIARDFLFSEGLDSSTIDHVVSCIRTHRFSRGHKAESLEGRILQDADRIDALGAIGIFRAVMSMGALRCLKHASGVEKSSSKNAYAEDPLDGFAEYMEMKPFKIINRLNTAAAREVAEDRLKIMHQYLNALEDETSLR, encoded by the coding sequence ATGGATCTGATCGACAGGACTCGGGAATTTGTTGCAGGCATGCTTGCCGATGAACCGAGTTCTCATGAGATGTCACACATTGAACGTGTGGAATCCACTTGTATGAAGATACAGGCAAAGGAAGGCGGTGACCTTCAGGTCATCAGGCTTGCATCTTTGCTTCATGATGTGGGTGTTGTCAGAGAGCACCGGGAGGGTGGCGACCATGCTGAATACAGTTCAGAGATCGCCCGCGATTTTCTTTTTAGTGAAGGTTTGGATAGTTCCACGATCGACCACGTGGTATCCTGCATAAGGACTCACAGGTTCAGCCGTGGGCATAAAGCGGAATCTCTTGAAGGTCGGATATTGCAGGATGCGGATCGTATCGACGCGCTTGGTGCTATTGGTATATTCAGGGCAGTGATGTCCATGGGTGCATTACGATGTTTGAAGCATGCCAGCGGAGTGGAGAAGAGCTCTTCAAAGAATGCATATGCAGAAGATCCTCTGGATGGCTTTGCTGAGTATATGGAAATGAAACCTTTTAAAATAATAAACAGATTAAATACTGCCGCTGCAAGAGAGGTCGCAGAGGATAGGCTTAAGATAATGCATCAATATCTTAATGCATTGGAGGACGAGACGTCCTTACGATAA